The Sabethes cyaneus chromosome 3, idSabCyanKW18_F2, whole genome shotgun sequence DNA window ACATACGTTTGCTTCATTGGATTTTTGCACTAAAAATTAGATTCATAATTATTgatcattttaattttttattgatttatttttcattttatcaacATCTTCGACAGATGAACGGAGTTTCAACACGAAACTGAATTAGTGGActattttcaataaataaagaAACAGTGCAAAAGCTCTCCTCGGACAGCCTGCGAGGAACTAAATAGCGACGGTACGGGTCAAATACACTTCCCGTTGTAGCACGGAATGGGCGGCAGCCGAAGGATGTGGTTACTAATTCCACCACAGGTATGGCACGGTGTTGGGGAACCACAGGTGACGCAAATCGGTGCTGCCGGTACCGGGGATGGTGTCGGGCAGCGGTTGCACGGTGCAGATGCCCCGCAGCTAGTGCATAGCGTTGGTGGACTCGTTGTTGGAGCCGGCGTTGGATTCACCGGACATCGATGGCATGGCGCAGGAGCCCCACAGCTGCTGCAAGCAGGGGCCGGAGTTGGCGGTGGTGTTGTGTGGCAACGATCGCAAGGTGCTGGAGATCCGCAGATGTTGCATGTTGAAGTTGGCTGGTCGAGAATCTGTTTCGCGTATTGCTGCATGTATTGAAGTGTTGGAATACTATTCATCAGGCACTGCTTGAAGGTTTCCGAAAGACGAGTTGGTTCCTCGTAGTACTTTTGCCGAACATTCACTTGACAGAGACGGGTGTTATTGCAGATCAGATCTTCGTTTCCGAATTGAGTGTACAGTCGATCTAGATTGAAACCGCTTTCTAGGTCATAGAGACCGACTCGCACGAAAAGAGTATAAAGTAGATCCGGAAGTTCGGTAGCGCAGAGAATGTTGCCCTTGCTGAAATTTTCCAAAGTTTGCCGAGAAATATT harbors:
- the LOC128740546 gene encoding uncharacterized protein LOC128740546, translating into MQALLSVILLALAVPALSQNLNWISPNLKSLADAQQQCASYLRLTNETVARFVKNGYPDEPSVRKLVNCILINLNAWDNDSGIKEYVIRNYLHPYSTDCCYANRTQTCLQKALCQIPRTDNIARAYSSFLCYYQHYGNLVDEKQFVPYREQTIYQHFIEAFLIENISRQTLENFSKGNILCATELPDLLYTLFVRVGLYDLESGFNLDRLYTQFGNEDLICNNTRLCQVNVRQKYYEEPTRLSETFKQCLMNSIPTLQYMQQYAKQILDQPTSTCNICGSPAPCDRCHTTPPPTPAPACSSCGAPAPCHRCPVNPTPAPTTSPPTLCTSCGASAPCNRCPTPSPVPAAPICVTCGSPTPCHTCGGISNHILRLPPIPCYNGKCI